The genomic DNA GAAGGCTTTGGACTCGTCGTCGCGAACGATACGACCGGGACGAACGATCACGAGCACGATGCGCTACGCCAATGGCTCACGACCCAGGGGTTGCCCGCCGACACCCGGCCGTTCCAGGAACTCCATGAGAGGGAAGCCGGGCGGGAACTACGTGTGTGGTACGAGATTTCGGGCCGCCGCATCGATGGCCGCTTCGAGCGGCTCGGGGGCGAGCCCCCCATCGCCCTCGTCGACTCCCTGTTTCGCAGCGAGGAAGGCGGCCTCAAGATCCACCACAAGCGGCCGGGCGAGAACGGACGCTTCAGCTACCACCGGCAAAGCCTCGAACTCGCCGATGCCATCACGGCGATCGACGAGGCGCCCCTCATCGCCCATGAATGCGGTTGTTATGGCTATGGCATCGCTGCTGACTTCATGACGCTCGGCTCCTCTCTCTACCAGGTCGAAGCGGATTGGCTCGATGACAGGGTGGGAGCTGAATTCTTCATCGGATTCGAGCGCCGGGATACGTTCCCGTGGTTCGGCATCGGCGATCGGCTGCGCATGCGGAATCTGGCCCGCCGCGTGCGGGCGTTCATCCTGAAGGATGCCTCGGGCAAAAGGTTCGCCGAAGTGTTGCTCGAACTTCCGGAGGATCCGCCGGCCTCGGGACTGGGCGCGATCACCTACCACGTGAATGATTGGAGCGACGGCGCCGAACCTCGGCCCGTCGCACGGATCGAGCACGACGATCTGGGCATCCGGATGCACTTCCTCGGTGCCCCCGAAACGCCTGCCGACGGGATCGAGGAGCTCGACCGGCTGTTCGCGGCCATGCCGGTACAGGTGATGCGCGGCGACGGCGTGCGTGACAGCCATCTACTCGACATCGAGCGCCTGCTGGATGCCGTTCGGCTGCTCGAGAGACCGGACGAAGAACGACTCGCCGATTTCGTCAGCGATGTCGATGCAGCGAGTGCAGCCCGCAAGGTGAATGCCCTGTTGCAGGGAAACGCTCAGCGATTCGTAGCAAGCGCCGATGCGTTCCCCCCGGCGCCGATACCCGGGCCCGGCGACCGGGCGCTCCACGCTCGTAGGGATGACCCGGAATAGAGACGCAGCTCAACCCGGCTTCTCGGACTCCCCTTCGGGCTCCGCTTCATCCGTTTCTACCGGGTTGCCAGCCGCGTCGAGCAGCTCCGTGGGGGCGGTGGGGAAGACGACCGGTCCGGGCTTTTCGTTCTGCCAGGGCTGGCGGGCCATCAAGCGCTGAGCCGTGCGGACGCCTTCGAGTGCGGCGACTTCGTCCGTGCGTGCGCCGGGTGGCGTAGCTGCCTCGCCCGCGGATTCACCGGGAAAGACATGCACCGTCTGGGTGGGGAAGGCGAACTGCACGCCCAACTGATCGGCCAGGCGTACGATGTCGAGGAAGAGCCGCTCGCGCTCGCGCAACTCGGTATTCCAATCCGGCACCTCGAAGAACATGTAGAGCATGACATCGAGACTCGACGGGCCAAACTCGTTGCACCAGACCTGGTAGTAGTCCTTGCGTGTGTAGGGATGGGTTCGAATCAACTCCCGGATCCCCTCGGCAAAGGCGATCAGTTTTTCGGGCGCGGTGTCGTACTGCACTCCCAGGGTCGTCTTCCATCGCCGGTAGCGACGGCGTCCGTAGTTATCCACCCGTGCGCGAACGAGGTTCGAATTCGGAACGGTGATCTGGGAATTGTAGAATGTGCGCACCCGGGTCGAACGGAAGCCGACAGCTTCGACGATTCCCTCCGTGTCATCGATCACGATCCAATCCCCGAGTTCGAAGGGCCGGTCGAGAATCACGGCGATCGACCCGAAGAAGTTCTCGACCGTGTCCTTGGCAGCGAACGAGAAACCGACGCCAGCCACGGTAAGCGAAGCCAGGAGCGGTGCGATCGGAAGGTCCAAGGCATCAGCCGCGTAGACGATCCCCATCGTCAGCACGAAGAGCTTGAGCGCGCGGCTGACCAAAGGAACGAGAATGTCGTCGATCTTGCTCACCGTCTGTTCCGCACGGCTGATTGCGACGCCCGCCACCAGATCGATCAGCCTCCACGCCGAGAGCGTGGCCGTGAACACCAGGAAGATCTGGAGTGCGCCTTCGAGAATCAACTCGAGGGTGGTCTGGAGATCGACGATGCGGAGCGCAAGCAGCCAGACCAACGCCGCCACCGTGAGCCCGATGGGACGAAGCGTAAGGCGCAACTGTTCCGGATCTTCGCGCCCGCCGGCGCGGCTGGCCATCCGGCCGGAAACCACACGGAGCATGCCGCGCACCAACGCATCAGCGATCAGACCGAGCAGGATGACGCCGAAGATGCCGATCCACTGCCAGGCCTTCAGCCCGAGAAACCGGGTCTCGATCAAGCGGCCTGGCACGCGGCGCTCCACCCAATCGCCGACGGTCAAGATCTCGCGGCCCGCGACCAGCGGGAGATCGGCAACCTGGGCTTCGAGGGCCGGGAGGGTCGCCAGGGTTTCCGCATCGAAGCGCCAGAGGCCGGCTTCGCCTTTGCGCAGAACGATGCCACCGGCAGGCGGACCGATCTGGCGGAGAAAGGCACGGTGGCGTTGGCGATCCGGAAACCAGGTCCACTCTTCGAGCTCAGCTGCGGGAGAAGCCGGAAGGACGTTCACATCGATGAGCTCGACCCGGTTGAGAACCGCGTAGAGCTGCCGCGCGAGTTCGCGGCCATCGCCTTCCGGTTGGAGGTCGAGATCCAGGCACGAGACGGCTTCCTCCCAGGCGCCGGGCCGATTCCACAGATCGTTCATCGCCACGAGGAAGCTGCGCATGGTGGAGCGGGGGCTGGCAAGACGGGCGGCGCGTGCGCGATCCCGCTCCGCAATCCGCGCTTCGGCCAAGCCGTTCGGTCCCGTACCCCCGTCCTGGCCGAGGACCGGTGTGGAAACCAGTAGGAGCAGAGCCGCGAGGGCGAGGCAAATCGGTTTCATGGGACGGAGCTTTCCAACTCGTCGTGAAGCCTGCAATTCTCTACCGCGGTACCCTGCACCGCCGCGATATGGCGCGAAAGGACGCATCCTCCCTTGAAACACGGGATTCTCCGACTCGTCTGGCTCCTCGTTGGCGTCTCCGGGGCATTGCTGCTGGGCGCGGGCGTTGGTCTCTTCCTTTTCTGGCAGGCCGGGCGCGGTGGAAGCCCTGCGGATGCAGGCAAGCCGACCGAGGCGCGAATCCCCGATCCAGTACTGGCCAGCCGCGCCACCGCCCTGGCAGCAAGCGGCATTGCCCGGGAGGGCGATCGGCAGATCCTGTTTGGCGATCTCCACGTGCACACCCAGTTCTCCGCCGATGCCCGCGTCTTCGGGCTGCCGGTTCTGGGCGGGGAAGTCGCACACCCCCCGGCCGATGCCTGCGACTTCGCACGTTTCTGCTCGGGCGTCGATTTCTGGAGCATCAACGACCACGCCGAGGGATTGCTGAGCGAGCAGTGGCGAGAAACGAAGAAGAT from bacterium includes the following:
- a CDS encoding mechanosensitive ion channel family protein; the encoded protein is MKPICLALAALLLLVSTPVLGQDGGTGPNGLAEARIAERDRARAARLASPRSTMRSFLVAMNDLWNRPGAWEEAVSCLDLDLQPEGDGRELARQLYAVLNRVELIDVNVLPASPAAELEEWTWFPDRQRHRAFLRQIGPPAGGIVLRKGEAGLWRFDAETLATLPALEAQVADLPLVAGREILTVGDWVERRVPGRLIETRFLGLKAWQWIGIFGVILLGLIADALVRGMLRVVSGRMASRAGGREDPEQLRLTLRPIGLTVAALVWLLALRIVDLQTTLELILEGALQIFLVFTATLSAWRLIDLVAGVAISRAEQTVSKIDDILVPLVSRALKLFVLTMGIVYAADALDLPIAPLLASLTVAGVGFSFAAKDTVENFFGSIAVILDRPFELGDWIVIDDTEGIVEAVGFRSTRVRTFYNSQITVPNSNLVRARVDNYGRRRYRRWKTTLGVQYDTAPEKLIAFAEGIRELIRTHPYTRKDYYQVWCNEFGPSSLDVMLYMFFEVPDWNTELRERERLFLDIVRLADQLGVQFAFPTQTVHVFPGESAGEAATPPGARTDEVAALEGVRTAQRLMARQPWQNEKPGPVVFPTAPTELLDAAGNPVETDEAEPEGESEKPG